The region TGGTTTAGGAAAcaagctcagagagtttaagccACTGGCCCAGGATCATACAGTTAGCAAGTTTTGGAGCAAGCTCAGGTCTGTCAGGCTCTAGCCCATTCATTACAGTTAACCATTGCCAgagcctgttttatttttaaaaatacccagtcctggggcttccctggtgacgcagtggttgagagtccgcctgccgatgcaggggacacgggttcgtgccccagtccgggaagatcccacatgccgcagagcggctgggcccgtgagccatggccgctgagcttgcgcgtccggagcctgtgttccgtaacgggagaggccacaacagtgagaggcccgcgtactgcaaaaaaaaaaaacccagtcctGGCCAGCAGCTTGCCTTTAATCTTAATGAGCTTTTTACTGAAGAGTTTATTCTTGTCATCAGCAATTTTAACAGAGCTTCCTGCACAATGAGTTTGAGTACCCTGAGTGCTGATAGGGATTCAGAAAGCTCAAATCTTTGCTGACTATAACTAACTCTTAACTGGAGGTAAATATCTTTAGAAGTCAGTATAAGATATAAAGGCATCTAGTGAAGGAAAATGTAGTTACTTTGCAGCTACTTCTATTCAGCAACTTTTGAATATATACTAGCAtaccaggtgctgtgctaaaTCCTGAGAACCAAAGATGCAGCAGATGTTTAGTCTACATCCTGGAATCCGAATTGTTATTCCTAATTGGTTTTTAAACATCTGATAAGTTCCTGCAGTATATGTTTTGCCATTCTCTTACGGCTTTGGGTGTGAGGAGTGATAGATAGAAGGAGactaagaatatttttaacagaAGCTTAAAATCTCTTCTTTCAAATCATAAGGTAAAACAGGTAAAGCTCTGTAATTGTAAAATCTTGGTTATTTGGAAGACCAACTTTCTAAACTCCTTCAGAACAGAAAAGCTAGCCCTTTTTTagtgggtgggggcaggtgggacATAGGAAAAGGGGATAAGGAAGGGATTGGATGAGAggaacaaaagacaaggaagatgATGGTGGAGATCCTCACCAGTAACATAAACTTGAGACTTGCAGCCTTGTCCCCTTCGACACAGGGGGAAATTATGCTGAGCAGTAGCCAGAGTCTTTGTAGAGCCTTTTCCCTCCATCAAATAGACATTGTTCTTGAACTCTGCAGCCTGCCCTAGCATCATCATGACAACCACACCCCACCAGAAAAGCCTGTCCTACTCTAATCAAATTACCTGGGAATAGGGACACAAGtatataacaacaacagcaaaaagattGAGAAACTAGGAGGGAAAAAGGTAGGCAGGGAATAAATGACACCTCCCTTCTTTCCCAACTGAGACCAAAGCAGTTCTCTCTTGCTTGTTGTGTAAAGTCTAAGAATTAATCTGTTTTATCCCTAAGTCCTGCCCTTGATCTTTTGGGTCTTCTTTCTGTCAGTCTCACAGGCTTTAAGAGAAAACACCTATCCATTCCTGGCCATGATTATGTTGAAGGATCGGAGAATGACTGTGGTAGGACGGCTAGAAGGCCTCATTCAGCCTGATGACCTCATTAACCAGCTGACATTTATCATGGATGCAAACCAGACTTACCTGGTGTCAGAACGCCTAGAGAGGTACAGGGGAGTTCCTCTCTGGGACTGAGACGAGCTGTAGACTTGGGTGCCTTACCTGGGGCTCCACAAATCCTGACTTCTTCTCTGTTAGGCAACTTTAAAAGCCTTGTCCATTtagtgttaaaatatttatatatttttacctaaATAACTCCATCAGATCATCTTTTCTTGGAGATGTGATTCAAAATAAAGACAGGACTCTATGCTCAGGAATGtaaattgtgtcatttaaaatagCTGAGCATGATATAAAGAACTTATATGTAAAAAATGAGGAATGCTTATAACTTGGTTATaacccctcccccatcacatAAGTAATGTACATTAATTAATGTAGAAAATTCAGGAAACATAGAAAAGcacagaagaaattttaaatcacTCATAATCCTACCACCACTTTTAACATTCTggggtattttcttttaattttatagacacagacacacacactcctacGTACATACACAATtttttggagagaaaaagaaatatcccaAAATGTTACAGTGTTTTCTCTTTAATTAGTAGAACTCTGAATaagatgtttctttatttttcacatcttctaaaatgtgtgtatgtggttttttggttttatgaaagcaacatacacaaaaatgttGTAACCCAGAAAGGTATTTACCTATAAAATATGATCCCACTGATCATTTTATGGCAATAATATTGTGTTACTTCTGTTAGAATTGGGGGGAAAGGATAGTTTTACATGGAAAgttaaaaagagagggaaaagcttgccatttctttttctgcCAAATTAAAGTAAGAAAAGAGATGGCTCATTCAGATTCTGCATGAGAATCTGAATCCCTTATGGTAGTATTAACTGTCATCTGCCAAGATTGTCAACCTTTTTAACCCCCTAAAAAATTTCAATATAAGAAAACACAGAGCTttgtgagatttattttttccctctatgCTTTTGATCTGTCCACAGGGAAGAACGAAACCAGACCCAGGTGCTGAGACAACAACAGGATGAGGCCTACCTGGCCTCTCTCCGGGCTGaccaggagaaagagagaaagaagcggGAGGAGCGGGAGCGGAAGCGGCGGAAGGAGGAAGAGGTGCAGCAGCAGAAGTTGGCAGAGGAGAGACGGCGGCGGGTAAGGAGCCTGTCTTTATTTACTTCTGGTGACTCTCAAACTGGTGTTTTCTCAAGTGTGAGAGAAAAAACTAGATGATAGGATTGTGAGTGATTTAAATTCTCCATgccattttaatatttactacattttcacaaaaagtattttttaattgtttaaaaagtttattaaaacaaatacaagAGTAAGTAAAAGTTAGGCAGAAAAGCTCTGTTCCATGAAAAGTAAGTATAAATAGATAATAAGCAGTTCAATATGCTAATTCACAGCAGTAGATTTTAAGCATTCATTCTTAGTACCAGTGTTTAGCTCATCTGACATTTTATTCATCATCTTGTTTCATTGCATATTGCCGCTTGATTATAGCCAGGGTCTTTTAGTCATTCCCTTTTTTCTAACAGTTACATACCTTAACATAGTCAATAAATAATACATGTGATGCAATAGTGTGtaatcaaataaatataatttgaattaGGGTGTTTCTGACCCTTGCCAAGAAGTTTTCTTCTGATACTGGTCATTAATTTTTCATCTGACTGCCTAGTAAACCTACATGTTGTGATTGTGTTTCTTGTTTCCTTGTTCCCTGATTGGAGCCATAGCCTCACCTTTGCTTTGTGTCTCTACAGAATTtacaagaggagaaggaaaggaagttgGAGTGCCTGCCCCCGGAGCCTTCCCCTGATGACCCTGAAAGTGtcaaaatcattttcaaattacCCAATGATTCTCGAGTAGAAAGACGATTCCACttttcacagtctctaacagtaAGGACTGCCTAAGTTGTGTGAAGTGTATGTAAAGTCTGGGCTGTGTGGGCTGTAGATATGGAAACTTTTAAAGACTCTCAAGAGTGTTATTGCTGTATCTGCTGCTCTGATGaacaggggaggaaggaggtggggcAGAGAGAAGAGTGCACTGAATTATTGTAGGTTCCTTCAGGTCTAGCTGCCAACTCAAAGCAGTTATTAAGGTTTCATTTTATCATGTTTGAGCTCTGCTAAGAAGAAAAGATAGCTTACCAAGAAGTCCCACAAAAGACTTGTATGTTGGAGGTGGGAGGCTCTTCCAAGCTGCTCGACTCGCATTGGCTTTAGAATCCCACCAGAACCCCTTGCTGTGTAGAAAAAGCTCTATCCCCGCTGCCCTGGAAGGACTGGAATTACACAACTGAATATAAGTGCATGCACAGCTTGCATGCAGTTGTCACCCTTTCTTTCTACTCAGCCCATTAGAAGCCCCACTTAGTAGGGCTACCTTGGGTATCTGGTGTCCATAGGTAAATAGTGTTTGTCATTCCATAGGGATGTAGTTACAAGCAGAGACTCTCAGAGTCTCACAGAATGAAGATCAAATTCTCATTGTTCCAGTGTTAATAGGTGTGTTTCCTTGGTCAGTTTACTTAatctgtaagcctcagtttctttatctttaaaatgggtataatagtcACTCTCTAATAGGATTGTTAGGATTAAGTTCATATGTAAAGTGCTCAACAttgtgcctggctcatagtaagcattcaaacgctattgtttttggtgtttatTATCAGAAGGAAGTTCCTGTTTATATTGAGCGTTGGTAAGTTGCCTTTCCAAGTTTACAACTATAATAGATGCTGCCATTTCCCTGATCATTTGAAATAATCAAGAATAAACTGCATAATAGAAATGTGGATGCTTTGTAGTCAGGTGAGGCTGGGTAGCACATTCATTACTTCTCCTGTTTAACTGGAAAACATTGGACAAGTTACAGAGTCTCTTATAGGGCCTCAGATATATCCTgcatgtaaaatggaaatataaccTGTCCTCTGATAACATTAAACTGAAggtatgtcaggcactgtgctaggcacccTAGGGGTTATGCAGGTGAGTAAAGCGTGGTTCTGGAATTCATGGAGCTTACTGGCCAGTAAGGAATGTAAGACGATTCAAAGAGCTAATTCAGAGTAAAACGTTGTGAGGCATCCTAGTGAGAGAGAAGCAATAGCTTCCtcgttttatttgtttatctctcaTTTATACATTGATTTATATGGGAGAAGGTGCTCACATCTCTAACTTTGGATGTTTTAGTTGGGAATAACATGAATGAGCCTCACACAGGACCTAGCATGTAGTAGATGGTTTCTAAATGTTCATTCCCCTTCCTTGATGTGTTTCCTAACTACTGTTTTCTGTGTGGGTATTAGCTTGCAGCCATGTTCACTGACAGTTTCTCTGTAGTATGCCCAAGCGCTTACGGAGCTTTTACTCCCCAAACTCTAATTATCATTTTGTATATGAAAAGCCTAACCAAAATTTCCTCTCTTGAGAGTTTTGGAGGAAAATCTGTTAGAATTGTGGAATAGAATAGACTTTTAGCCAAAGGGGAACCAacccatttattaaatatttaatccttgtaggctttttaaatatgtttacactacaagttattttttaaagaagaaaaaaacttcagatggagagaaataattCGTAAATGGGGACAAGGAtcagatgggaaagaaagaagtgtAAGAGGAGAGGTGTATTGGCAGTGCTGGcctttcatttaacatttatagAGTTAATAACATGTAACTGAATAGTGAGTTACAGTTTTTTAGTGCTCCTGCGGAGTTTGTGTGATCTTCTGTGAGCTCTACCATTTATAAATACTCTCAATGAGTGAATGTTCAGCAAAATGCTCAGTTTGTTTATGATGCTCAGCTCTTGACGGGTGTTAAAAGCTAGGATAAAAAAGGGTAAACTGTAGAAAAATCTCTAGCCTTCAAGAGTGAGCAGAAAAGTGGCAGCTGACTTTCTCCTGAATGAATGCATGTAAGAGAGAAACCAAATTATACTCAGCCCAGAAATCATTTTTCTATCCATTATGAACCAAAAGGGACCTGTAGAGGTGATTTCATCTGTTTCCTGATGGTATTGGTGCATTGCCAGTGATAAACAGAAAATGTCAGTGTTGTATCAGTGTTGAGTATTGTCAAGCAGTGACTGAAAAGGAAGCAAGATATTTTGCCCTTTTGTAAAACCCTGTTGGGTTCATACCAAGAATACTTGGTGCAAGTCTAACTGATGCatctcaagaaaagaaaaggagaatgaatGTTAATGGAAATtgcaaagacagagaaaggagCTGAAAGTGATTAAGGTTGATGGACCAAAATATGAGAATTTTGTAAAATCATGAATGGATTAGgtgaaaggaaaatgaatttaCTCCTTAAATGGATTTGTAGCAATAGCCTCTTCAGGCAGAGGGAAATAAACTTATGAGAGGTGgaacaaaaaggaaatagaaatagatACCCTCAAAAAAGTAAGGGTAACTTGAATGGGGTGCTCCTGATCTTTGGGATGGACCTGAAAGAGGTTAGCAGTGCCCTTCACTGCACATCCCTTAGAGTCTTGTTAAAAACAGAATTTGAGATAAAGAGGACCATAGATCAGATCCAGGGTGCCTGTTCTTAATGTGTGGCGTTAAGAGACAGGGGAAAATAAGAATTTACCTGTACCTTGCCAGAGCCAGACCAGGGTGAAGAGGGCTTTCTCACAGAAGAGAGGTCTACGTGGAAGGTGTCAGATCTCGATCAAGTGAAGGAGGTGTGCATATGTGAGAGCACCCAGTGCAGAGAAGTCAGAGCCCAAGTGGCCTGGAGATGGGGTGGGTGTTAAATCCAGAACCAGGTAAGGAGGGTATACATGAGGAGAGGGGAATCAACTCATGGCTCTCAGTATACAGGGGGAAATAGAGATAtagatgcatatatgtatgtacacattgTCTGGCTTTCTCCACAGAGAGTGCTTGGGAACATCAGCACCCCAATAGCAATGAACATACCTAGCACCTAGGTcgttgttgttatttatttattttctgttttttcgtttttggccgcaccacacagcatgcaaggtcttagttccccgaccagggatcgaacccatgctccctgcagtggaagcgtggaatcctaaacactggacctccagggaattccctagatcgTGGTTTTTAAATAGCATTGTCCATTAAGAAGAATCAcggttccttggagaaatggctgattccagaacTGGgacagggaaaatacaagatTAGCCTGGAACACCTTGTACCACAAAGCAAGGAATTATTCAAAAAATGATGGAGACATGTCAGAAAGACGTGGAGGCCTGCTTGATTGGGCTCCTCGGACTCCATCTGAAACAGTTTGAACATTAGAACCTATTGAATAAAATAGGGAAGCATGGctctatattaatataaataaataaattgaagaaagtTTGAAGAGCCAAATGTCTCCGTAGTCTCAGAGTACCCCCCCACAAAATACTCGTtaataacaaaggagaaaagactaaCTTAGAGTGGAGAGGCCTGGCAGGCACCATCTTAATCAAGTGGTCACAGTGGACATCATAGGTAATGGAGCAAAATGAAATTGTACTCCACCTGAATAGGATGCATTGAGTAGAGCACAGCATCATTTCTGTAATACTCCTGTCAAAGATGCATAACTGGAATCTAATCAAGAGtaaacatcagggcttccctggtgtcgcagtggttaagaatccgcctgccaatgcaggggacaagggttcatgtcccagtcccggaagatcccacatgccgtggagcggctacgcccatgagccacaactactgagcctgcgcgtctggagcctgtgctccgcaacgggagaggccgcgacagtgagaggcctgcgcaccgcgatgaagagtggcccccgctttccgcaactggagaaagccctcacacagaaacgaagacccaacacagccaaaaataaatataaaataaataaattttttaaaaaaagtaaacatcagaTAAACCAATTGAGAGACAAAGTAACTGACCAGTAATCTTTAggagtgtcaaggtcatgaaagtcaAGGAAATCCTGAGTATTTGTTCCAGGCTAAAAGGAGCAGACTTAGGAGATGTGACAACTACTAAATGCAACATACAATTTAAAACTGGATCCTTTTGCTATAAAAGgcaactgccaaaaaaaaaaaaaaaaaaggcaactgcCAAGACTTGAATGGGGcctgaataaaaatttaatgtaCATTATTATATTACAGTAGTAATGTATCAGTTAAGTTTCCTGATTTTGAGGGTTGTATTATGAAGGTGATTGCCCTGTTTGTAAGATATacacaagagggcttccctggtggtgcggtggttgagagtccgcctgccgatgcagggtacacgggttcatgcccccgtccgggaggatcccacatgccgcggagcggctgggcccgtgagccatggccgctgagcctgcgcgtccggagcctgtactccgcaacgggagaggccacagcagtgagaggcccgcctaccgaaaaaaaaagatatacacaagTATTCTGGGGTGATGGGACATTCAGTTGGTAGCTCACTTTCAACTGgttcaaagaaaaaattctgtaCCTGTGCTTCCAACTTTTCTGTAACTCTTGGTTATTTGTaagttaaaaatgtttaactttatatCAGACAggttttcaaaaaagaaacagatgggtCAATTCAGAGTAGGACTAGCATTGGGCTGTGTAATAAATCTCTTAAAAGAGCTGCCCGACATGTTTGCTCTTTGAAATTGATCGACTTTGAAATGGAATTTCAGTCTAATGTGATTACTTCATATCTCCAAGTTACCCTGGGGAGAGCTGGGGTATATTTGATttcatggttgtgtgtgtgtctgtctttgtctttttctcactGCCCTTCTTTTTCTATAGGTAATAGAAAATTACCTTCTTTTTCTGCAGGTAATCCACGACTTCTTATTCTCCTTGAAAGAAAGCCCTGAAAAGTTTCAGATTGAAGCCAATTTTCCCCGGAGGGTGCTGCCCTGCACCCCTTCAGAGGAGTGGCCCAACCCCCCCACGCTGCAGGAGGCCGGACTCAGCCACACAGAAGTTCTCTTTGTTCAGGACCTAACAGACGAATgacactttttcttcctctccttttcaacCCCAAtccctaaaagaaatggaaaaaaacaaaaaaataagagagagaaattcatattattattattataatacaatattttttttaaaagactgctgCATCCTCAGGAAGGATCAGAAACCATGCTGCCTGCAAAAGTCACCACCTGTGTGTGCACTCGAGGTTAGCAGTGAACGTTCCTGCTGGCAAACCCACCCTTCCCTACTGCCTCTGCACCACACCTTCCAGTGAAAGGAGACTCTTCACCTCCAACCCAGCCATTGTCCCAACTGGGGAAGGGGACATTCCCACTAGATCTCATTCATTCTtgcttttatagaaaataaaagtgaaaaaacctCCAACAACCAGCTACTGCAGCATCTCCTGAGGACTTGCTTCTTCCACCTctggagaagagagggaagggaaggcacaGAGCAGAGATGTTCCTTGAACTTCCCACAATTTAtgaataactttaatttttttgttgttgttgctttgtaATGACCAAAGGAATGAGGCTGacatagatgtattttttttccttaacatcatTTGATAAAGAGCCATTTCTTAAACCCATGAGTTCTTGCCCTGGGCTCCTTAGCCCACAAGAGTGTAATAAAGGTGTCCCAGGCTGGTTTGTGCTTATTTCTGCCATTGTCCCTCTCACGTTCCCAGAGAGGTTCTTTTTGGTCCAACTCTTGCTGTCCTTTCTTGCCACCTATGCATCCCACTTGGTACAATGGGAGGAAATCTGGGTTTGTAGCTCTACAAAGGCTGTGTATGTACAGATACACCCATATACATGGCATGAACTCCGTGTAGACTAACCTATACGTACAACTGCAGCTTTTCCTTGGAATCTGGACCAGGTGGTCATTATGGGATCTGAACAAAGGATATGTGTTCTGACATGTGCATGCTATTCCTGCCCAGCCTTGAGCTTTCCTGAATTGCCAAGCTTGGTGCCTTTCCAGAGGACAAGCAGGGTCTGTGGTGGAACCAGCAGAACCATGTGAGAATACCCCGCCTGTCTCACTGGgaatgtggtggtggtggtgttgtttTAAGGGTTGAAAGAACCGGAGGCCTTGAAGGGAGCCAAGACAGAACTCAGCCTGTGTAAAGTGTCGGAAGGCACATTTCAGTTTTTGGTGTAGCCACCTGCTGGGGGCAGTTTTATCCTCTCCCTCTGTTGCTGTGTTGAAGCAGTAGGGGTTTTTCCCTCTGATGTCTCATCTGTGGTTGAGTTTATGGTAATGAGTATAGGGGTCAGGCCATGTATTCACAGATGTCAGCGTGAGCTGACAAGTATTCCAAAGTGTTCTGTAGCTAGACTTGCAGAACTTGTAACGCTGCAACCTACTGAAGTTACTGAAGTTATTGCAGTTCCCTAGCATGCTGTGAGGCCAGGGGTTCATGTCAACATAAAGCATAACTTGCTAGACTTGCAGCCTCCAAAGGCTTTCTCTTGCTTAGCTAAAAGCTAAGGACCATTCTTTTAAGTAGCAGTGATGTGACTGCTCTTCTCTGCCACCCTTAGTGTTTGGGGTAAACACCAAGGGGCAGGGTGAGGAGCCCCATGGGTATCACCTGGGGAGCCTGAGAATTTCCCAGTGGCCTTGGCACAGGTGTCTGCAGTACCATCTCCAGGAAACTTTAATTCTGCTCCTGgctccctgtttttctttcactttgtttCCTGCTGTCCCACATCCAGATGAGTGGGAAATCGCTTTCCGACTGTTGTCATAAAATGTATCTGGAGTGACTAAGGATGAACTGTTCTCCACTCTACCTTACGTGAAGTCTACTTCCTGCTGACAACCATGCAAAGATGAATTTTTCCACTTAACTCGGAGCCACCCTCCCTGTCTGGAATGCAGAGCTGTTTCCCCGCATAGGAGGGTATTAAGGACCTTCACCAGGCTGggtgtaccaagtatcttttccacaCCACTTTGGgaagttgtaaatattttcttaataattcaaTCTGCATATTATTCTATGATGTGCACTTTACGCCTCTTGCCTTTTGATAACTTGTCCAGTGAAGAAGGTCAGATGCCAGAGTATTAAAGTCTTCCTAGCGTTGAAACAGccctgctttactcagtctcGCTTCCTGTCTTCATGCTGACCTAGACCTGCTGCCTAGGTGCCATCTCCTCTCCTCCATGAAAGATGCACATTTTGTCAACGCCCGGACAATCTGTATGTTACTCCCAAAGACCTCTGGGAACTTGATGGGACCTGCAAGTGAGAAAATACTGAGAAGCCGGTGATCTGCAAGCATTTGCTCTTCTTTCCAAATCACCTCCTAATTATTTCAGCTGTTGTT is a window of Globicephala melas chromosome 3, mGloMel1.2, whole genome shotgun sequence DNA encoding:
- the FAF2 gene encoding FAS-associated factor 2 is translated as MAAPEERDLTQEQTEKLLQFQDLTGIESMDQCRHTLEQHNWNIEAAVQDRLNEQEGVPSVFNPPPSRPLQVNTADHRIYSYVVSRPQPRGLLGWGYYLIMLPFRFTYYTILDIFRFALRFIRPDPRSRVTDPVGDIVSFMHSFEEKYGRAHPVFYQGTYSQALNDAKRELRFLLVYLHGDDHQDSDEFCRTTLCAPEVISLINTRMLFWACSTNKPEGYRVSQALRENTYPFLAMIMLKDRRMTVVGRLEGLIQPDDLINQLTFIMDANQTYLVSERLEREERNQTQVLRQQQDEAYLASLRADQEKERKKREERERKRRKEEEVQQQKLAEERRRRNLQEEKERKLECLPPEPSPDDPESVKIIFKLPNDSRVERRFHFSQSLTVIHDFLFSLKESPEKFQIEANFPRRVLPCTPSEEWPNPPTLQEAGLSHTEVLFVQDLTDE